A genomic region of Roseateles amylovorans contains the following coding sequences:
- a CDS encoding RelA/SpoT family protein, which produces MKTELGLRAEQASPIVALLDGDLPSRLPAARPQPAEVVDPIRRARAFAEPLLADRLLDTGEPALEHADGVAVILAGVGAAPTMQAASYLVYAGDYLNKPEEIVAKAFGESDASLVSHTRRLVQIQRAAREAKVENQRRQEQTELVRKMLLAFSRDLRVVLLRLASRLQTLRWFAASKTACPRELAAESLQVFAPLANRLGIWQIKWELEDLSFRFLEPEQYHQLARGLHEKRVEREQSVDAVRATLERVLRDQGIAAQVQGRPKHLYSIWKKMRGKGLTLERVFDLRALRVIVPEIADCYAALARLHERYQPVDGEFDDYIARPKPNGYQSLHTVVMAEDGRPMEVQIRTRAMHEHAEHGVAAHWAYKEAGTKGYAGVVAAGEFEEQVAQARKAVLRQLLAWERDFAAESGPAFDDRLYVFTPQASVIELCAGATAIDFAYALHTDLGHRCRGAKVDGQMVPLNTPLKSGQTVEIVALKEGGPSLDWLNAELGYLQSPRSKAKVRAWFNAQAQSQTIAKGRELVEKLLQREGKTAIKLEDLAGRLGFKNADALFEVVGKDEYSLRNIETLLRPPVQEPDEDAVLAQRHTRGEVPDARTPKGGVLVVGVDSLLTSLARCCRPAPPDQITGYVTRGKGVAIHRCDCANLREMARASPERVIAVAWGEPSSDKMGKAAQYPVDLVVEANDRPGLLRDVLELFAKDKLAVVAVNQQSGKGKPARNDLSRMSFTVEVSDAQRLNQTLASLSQLSGVRSARRR; this is translated from the coding sequence ATGAAGACAGAGTTGGGTCTGCGTGCCGAGCAGGCGTCGCCCATCGTGGCCCTGCTGGACGGTGACCTGCCCAGCCGCCTGCCGGCGGCCCGGCCGCAGCCGGCCGAAGTGGTCGATCCGATCCGGCGCGCCCGCGCCTTTGCCGAACCGCTGCTGGCGGACCGTCTGCTGGATACCGGCGAACCGGCGCTCGAGCACGCCGATGGCGTGGCGGTGATCCTGGCTGGCGTCGGGGCGGCGCCCACGATGCAGGCCGCCTCCTATCTGGTGTATGCCGGCGACTATCTGAACAAGCCGGAGGAGATCGTCGCCAAAGCCTTTGGCGAGAGCGATGCCAGCCTGGTCAGCCACACCCGGCGCCTGGTGCAGATCCAGCGTGCGGCGCGCGAGGCCAAGGTCGAGAACCAACGCCGGCAGGAGCAGACCGAGCTGGTGCGCAAGATGCTGCTGGCGTTCTCGCGCGACCTGCGAGTGGTGCTGCTGCGGCTGGCGTCGCGACTGCAGACGCTGCGCTGGTTCGCGGCCAGCAAGACCGCCTGCCCGCGCGAGCTCGCGGCGGAGTCGCTGCAGGTGTTTGCGCCGCTGGCCAATCGTCTGGGCATCTGGCAGATCAAATGGGAGCTGGAAGATCTGTCCTTCCGCTTCCTGGAGCCGGAGCAATATCACCAGCTGGCCCGCGGCCTGCATGAAAAGCGGGTGGAGCGCGAGCAGTCGGTCGACGCGGTGCGCGCCACGCTGGAACGGGTGCTGCGCGACCAGGGCATCGCGGCGCAGGTGCAGGGGCGGCCGAAGCACCTCTACAGCATCTGGAAGAAGATGCGCGGCAAGGGACTCACGCTGGAGCGGGTTTTCGACCTGCGCGCGCTGCGTGTGATCGTTCCCGAGATCGCTGATTGCTACGCCGCCCTGGCCCGGCTGCATGAGCGCTATCAGCCGGTCGACGGCGAGTTCGACGACTACATCGCCCGGCCCAAGCCCAACGGCTACCAATCGCTGCACACGGTGGTGATGGCCGAGGACGGTCGGCCGATGGAGGTCCAGATCCGTACCCGCGCCATGCATGAGCATGCGGAGCACGGCGTCGCGGCGCATTGGGCCTACAAGGAAGCGGGTACCAAGGGTTATGCGGGCGTCGTCGCTGCCGGTGAGTTCGAGGAACAGGTGGCGCAGGCCCGCAAGGCGGTGTTGCGCCAACTGCTGGCCTGGGAGCGCGACTTCGCCGCCGAAAGCGGCCCCGCCTTCGACGACCGGCTGTATGTCTTCACCCCGCAGGCCTCGGTGATCGAGCTGTGCGCGGGCGCCACGGCGATCGACTTCGCTTATGCGCTGCACACGGACCTGGGCCATCGCTGCCGCGGCGCGAAGGTCGACGGCCAGATGGTGCCGCTCAACACCCCGCTGAAGAGCGGCCAGACGGTGGAGATCGTCGCGCTGAAGGAAGGCGGCCCGTCGCTGGACTGGTTGAATGCGGAACTGGGTTATCTGCAGAGCCCGCGCAGCAAGGCCAAGGTCCGTGCCTGGTTCAATGCACAAGCGCAGTCACAAACCATCGCCAAGGGTCGCGAGCTGGTCGAGAAGCTGCTGCAGCGTGAAGGCAAGACCGCGATCAAGCTGGAAGACCTGGCCGGGCGGCTGGGCTTCAAGAACGCGGATGCGCTCTTTGAGGTCGTCGGCAAGGACGAGTACTCGCTGCGCAACATCGAGACCCTGCTGCGCCCGCCCGTTCAGGAACCCGACGAGGACGCCGTGCTGGCGCAGCGCCACACCCGCGGCGAGGTGCCGGATGCACGCACCCCCAAGGGCGGCGTGCTGGTGGTGGGCGTGGACTCGCTGCTCACCAGCCTGGCCCGTTGCTGCCGACCGGCGCCGCCCGACCAGATCACCGGCTATGTGACCCGCGGGAAGGGCGTGGCGATTCATCGCTGCGATTGCGCCAACCTGCGGGAGATGGCCAGGGCCTCGCCCGAGCGGGTGATCGCCGTGGCTTGGGGTGAGCCGTCTTCGGACAAGATGGGCAAGGCGGCGCAATACCCGGTGGATCTGGTGGTGGAGGCGAACGACCGACCGGGCCTGCTGCGTGATGTGCTGGAGCTGTTTGCCAAGGACAAGCTGGCCGTGGTGGCAGTGAACCAGCAAAGCGGCAAGGGCAAGCCGGCCCGCAACGACCTGTCGCGCATGAGTTTCACGGTGGAGGTCAGTGATGCGCAGCGTCTGAATCAGACCTTGGCCAGCTTGTCGCAGCTCTCCGGCGTTCGGAGCGCGCGGCGACGCTGA
- a CDS encoding alpha/beta fold hydrolase, which translates to MSEPLLKKVQALSPCGLHRMAYWEWGQADNPRVLVCVHGLSRQGRDFDVLARRLADRYRIICPDVVGRGESDWLGDPRNYQLPQYVSDMVTLLARLGVPQVDWLGTSMGGLIGLALAAMPASPIRRLILNDVGPTIEFVALQRIAGYIGRAPQFETCQQGADYLRSVSEGFGPHTDEQWLALSRPMFKPDGDRCRLHYDPRIGQGLAGLTPELAKAGESQLWAAYDALRCPTLLLRGTESDLLSAATAQAMTQRGPRATLYEVAGVGHAPMLVQDDQIQVVERFLEGG; encoded by the coding sequence ATGTCTGAACCCTTGTTGAAAAAAGTCCAGGCCTTGAGCCCCTGCGGCCTCCATCGGATGGCCTATTGGGAGTGGGGTCAAGCCGACAATCCCCGCGTGCTGGTGTGCGTGCATGGTTTGTCGCGCCAGGGGCGTGATTTCGACGTGCTGGCTCGCCGCCTGGCGGATCGCTACCGGATCATCTGTCCGGATGTGGTCGGCCGCGGCGAGTCCGACTGGCTCGGCGATCCCCGCAACTATCAGCTGCCGCAATATGTGTCGGACATGGTCACCCTGCTGGCCCGCCTGGGCGTGCCGCAGGTGGACTGGCTGGGCACCTCCATGGGCGGCCTGATCGGCCTGGCGCTGGCAGCGATGCCGGCGAGTCCGATCCGCCGGCTCATCCTCAACGACGTGGGGCCCACCATCGAGTTCGTCGCCTTGCAGCGCATCGCCGGCTACATCGGTCGCGCGCCCCAGTTCGAGACCTGCCAGCAGGGCGCGGACTACCTGCGCAGCGTGTCCGAGGGCTTCGGCCCCCACACCGACGAGCAGTGGCTGGCGCTGTCGCGCCCGATGTTCAAGCCCGATGGCGACCGCTGCCGGCTCCATTACGACCCGCGCATCGGCCAGGGCTTGGCGGGGCTGACGCCGGAACTGGCCAAGGCCGGCGAGTCGCAGCTGTGGGCCGCCTATGATGCGCTGCGTTGCCCGACGCTGCTGCTGCGCGGCACCGAATCCGACCTGCTGAGCGCCGCCACGGCGCAGGCGATGACGCAACGCGGTCCCCGCGCGACGCTGTACGAAGTGGCCGGCGTGGGCCATGCGCCGATGCTGGTGCAGGACGATCAGATCCAAGTGGTGGAACGCTTCCTGGAGGGCGGCTGA
- a CDS encoding 3-hydroxybutyrate dehydrogenase: MLQGKTALVTGSTSGIGLGIALTLARQGANLVLNGFGDAEAPRAEVEAAGREHGIRVGFHGADMSKPAEIEAMMATINKDFGGCDILVNNAGIQFVANVDEFPVDRWDAIIAINLTSAFHTMRLALPGMKQRGWGRVINIASTHGLVASPGKSAYVAAKHGLLGLTKAAALETATLPVTVNAICPGWVLTPLVQKQIDDRAAKEGLTVDEAKRQLLSEKQPSLQFTTPEELGALAVFLCSDAAINVRGQAWAMDGGWVAQ; the protein is encoded by the coding sequence ATGTTGCAAGGAAAGACGGCGCTGGTGACCGGTTCGACCAGCGGCATCGGATTGGGGATTGCCCTGACCCTCGCCCGGCAAGGCGCCAACCTGGTGCTCAACGGCTTCGGAGATGCCGAGGCGCCGCGGGCGGAAGTGGAGGCCGCGGGCCGTGAACACGGCATCCGCGTCGGTTTTCACGGGGCCGACATGAGCAAGCCGGCCGAGATCGAGGCCATGATGGCCACCATCAACAAGGACTTCGGTGGATGCGACATTCTGGTTAACAACGCCGGCATTCAGTTCGTGGCGAACGTCGACGAGTTCCCCGTCGACCGCTGGGACGCGATCATCGCCATCAACCTCACCAGCGCCTTCCACACCATGCGCCTGGCGCTGCCGGGCATGAAGCAGCGCGGCTGGGGGCGCGTGATCAACATCGCGTCCACCCACGGTCTCGTGGCTTCGCCTGGCAAGTCGGCCTATGTGGCGGCCAAGCATGGCCTGCTGGGCTTGACCAAGGCGGCCGCCCTGGAGACGGCCACCCTGCCGGTCACGGTCAATGCGATCTGCCCGGGCTGGGTGTTGACACCCCTGGTGCAAAAGCAGATCGACGACCGCGCGGCCAAGGAAGGCCTGACGGTGGATGAGGCGAAACGCCAGTTGCTGTCGGAAAAGCAGCCCTCGCTGCAGTTCACCACGCCCGAAGAGCTGGGCGCCCTGGCGGTGTTCCTGTGCTCGGACGCTGCGATCAATGTCCGCGGCCAAGCCTGGGCCATGGATGGCGGCTGGGTGGCGCAGTGA
- a CDS encoding SIMPL domain-containing protein (The SIMPL domain is named for its presence in mouse protein SIMPL (signalling molecule that associates with mouse pelle-like kinase). Bacterial member BP26, from Brucella, was shown to assemble into a channel-like structure, while YggE from E. coli has been associated with resistance to oxidative stress.): MIRKQHKPLLALVLSAAALLPGLSHAQAQARTDLLNLTASASTEVTRDLLMLSFSTTREGKEAAAVQSELKQALDAALAEARKVAKPGQVEVQAGNLSIYPRYGQPRVSSGGATTNQITGWQGSVELQVQGRDMDAIAKLSSRIQTMSIANVSYGLSREAREKAEDSVVADAIAGYKAKAANYAKQFGYSAFRIGEVSVNADPGPVMAMAQPRFKAMGVSASEQALPVESGKATVTVNVNGNVVMTR; the protein is encoded by the coding sequence ATGATCCGAAAGCAACACAAGCCCCTGTTGGCCCTGGTTTTGAGCGCTGCGGCGCTGCTGCCAGGCCTCTCGCATGCCCAGGCGCAGGCTCGAACCGATCTGCTGAACCTGACGGCATCGGCCAGTACCGAGGTCACCCGCGACCTGCTGATGCTGAGCTTCTCGACCACCCGCGAGGGCAAGGAAGCAGCGGCCGTGCAGAGCGAACTGAAGCAGGCGCTGGATGCGGCGCTGGCCGAGGCGCGCAAGGTGGCCAAGCCGGGGCAGGTGGAGGTGCAGGCGGGCAATCTGTCCATCTACCCGCGCTACGGCCAGCCGCGTGTGAGCAGCGGCGGCGCGACGACCAACCAGATCACCGGCTGGCAGGGCAGTGTGGAACTGCAGGTGCAGGGGCGTGACATGGACGCCATTGCCAAGCTGAGCAGCCGCATCCAGACGATGAGCATCGCCAACGTCAGCTACGGCTTGTCGCGCGAAGCCCGTGAGAAGGCGGAGGACAGTGTGGTCGCGGACGCGATTGCCGGCTACAAGGCCAAGGCCGCGAACTATGCCAAGCAGTTCGGCTACAGCGCGTTCCGCATCGGCGAAGTCAGCGTCAATGCCGACCCGGGCCCGGTGATGGCCATGGCGCAGCCGCGCTTCAAGGCGATGGGTGTGTCCGCCTCGGAACAGGCCCTGCCGGTTGAATCGGGCAAGGCCACCGTGACGGTGAACGTCAACGGCAACGTCGTGATGACGCGCTGA
- the ompR gene encoding osmolarity response regulator transcription factor OmpR — protein sequence MQSNSRPNRILVVDDDARIRDLLRRYLAQEGFEVLLAEDSKALNKQLTRETVDLIVLDLMLPGEDGLSICRRLRAAGDSTPIIMLTAKVEEVDRIVGLEVGADDYLAKPFNPRELLARINAVLRRRPPPEAPGAPSKEPMTVQFGPFEFDLALRRLSKNGEPVPLTTGEFSMLKALVRHPRQPLSRDKLAMLARGREFEPFDRSLDVQVSRLRKLLEEDPAQPRFIQTVWGVGYVFVPDEAA from the coding sequence ATGCAAAGCAATTCCCGCCCCAACCGCATCCTGGTCGTGGACGACGATGCACGCATCCGCGACCTGCTGCGCCGGTATCTGGCGCAAGAGGGCTTCGAAGTTCTGCTCGCCGAGGACAGCAAGGCGCTGAACAAGCAGTTGACCCGTGAGACGGTCGACCTGATCGTGCTCGACCTGATGCTGCCGGGCGAAGACGGCCTGTCGATCTGCCGCCGCCTGCGCGCCGCCGGCGACAGCACGCCGATCATCATGCTCACGGCCAAGGTCGAAGAGGTGGATCGCATCGTCGGCCTCGAGGTGGGGGCCGACGACTACCTGGCCAAGCCCTTCAATCCCCGCGAGCTGCTGGCCCGGATCAATGCGGTGCTGCGCCGCCGTCCGCCGCCGGAAGCACCGGGCGCGCCGTCCAAGGAGCCGATGACGGTCCAGTTCGGCCCCTTCGAATTCGACCTGGCCCTGCGTCGGCTGTCCAAGAACGGCGAGCCGGTGCCGCTGACCACCGGCGAGTTCTCGATGCTCAAGGCCCTGGTCCGCCATCCGCGCCAACCGCTGTCGCGCGACAAGCTGGCCATGCTGGCCCGCGGCCGTGAGTTCGAACCCTTCGACCGCAGCCTGGACGTCCAGGTCTCCCGCCTGCGCAAGCTGCTGGAAGAAGATCCGGCCCAGCCGCGCTTCATCCAGACGGTCTGGGGCGTGGGCTATGTGTTCGTGCCCGACGAAGCAGCTTGA